The segment AAAGATGTTGGAAACAAAGTCGCCGATCAGGTCGGCGCAAAACGAACGCCGGAGGTCTTTCTGCTCGATTCCGAGCGTAAGGTTCGCTATCGCGGCAGGATTGATGATCAGTATGGAGTCGGGTACTCGCGACAGGAACCTACTGTGTCGTTCTTGCAGAATGCGATCGATGAGTTGCTGGCCGGAAGCGAAGTCTCGACGCCGACGACGGAAACAGTTGGCTGTCATATTGGACGGATCAAAACGCCTCAGGAAGATTCGGAGATCACGTATTGCAATCAGGTTTCGCGGATTTTGCAAACCCATTGCGTCCGATGTCATCGCGACGACGAGATTGGCCCTTTCACTTTGACTGAGTACGACGAAGTTGTGGGTTGGGCTGAGATGATCGAAGAAGTCATCGACGAGAATCGCATGCCTCCGTGGAATGCGAATCCGCAGCACGGAGATTTTTCGAACGCTCGCTATTTGACTGATAAGGAAAAACAAACGATCTCGCAGTGGGTCGAAGCAGGTGCTCCCCAAGGCGACGAAGCCGACTTGCCTGAACCGGATGAATATGTGAAAGGCTGGCAACTTCCCAAAGAGCCGGACTTCGTTGCCAACGTTTCGCCCAAGCCATTTCGCGTCAAGGCAGAGGGAGTTTTGGAGTACGAACATTTTCGCGTGGATCCAAAATTTACCACCGACAAATGGGTCAAAGCGGTTCAACTGCTACCGGGCAATCATCGAGTCGTGCATCACATCCTCGCATTCGCGGTTCCGAAAGGCCAACGGATGCGTGATATCGGTGGCGGCATCGATGGTTTTCTGGCCGGCTACGTTCCAGGTTTGACGGTCGAGGCGTTTCCGGAAGGTATGGCGAAACGAATTCCGAAGGGATCGACGCTGCTGCTGGAAGTCCACTACACACCGATCGGTAGCGTACAAACCGATCATTCAAAAATTGGCATCGTGTTCGCTGACGAAGACGAAATCACTCACGAAGTGATCACTACCAGCGGGATCAATGAAGACTTTCGGATCCCGCCCAACACCGCATCACATCCTGTGACGGCTCGATCACACCGACCAATTGGCGGTAGTTTGTTGCTGGGCATGATGCCGCACATGCATCTGCGAGGCAAGTCTTTTCGATACACGGCGAAGTATCCTGACGGCGAGGACGAAGTGCTGCTGGACGTTCCCAACTACGATTTCAATTGGCAAATGTCGTATCGCCTGACCGAGCCAAAACCGATTCCAGAAGGGACTTCGATTCAGCTGAACGCCACGTTTGATAACTCGAAGAACAACTTTCATAACCCAAATCCGGATCAGACCGTTCGTTGGGGCGACCAAACCTATGAAGAGATGATGATTGGTTACTTTGACATCGCTGTCCCAATCGATGACGAAATTCGCAGCTACAATTTCCCTCAGCTGATCGAGGCCCAAGGATTGATGTATCGCTTTGATAAAAACCGTGATGGGAAAGTCGTTAAATCAGAGCTTCCGGGTGCGATTCAAAAACGGTTTGGGCAATACGATCATGATGAAGATGGAGCAATTGTGGTCAGAGAGGTCGCCAGGACGATCGCGGAACGATAATGGAACGTTGGCGTTCGAAGCTTTGGTGCTTGCGTTTATAAGTCATGGCAATCGATACACGAGCATACCCAACGTGCCGTGTGGCTTGCAGCGGAAGCGAATTCGTTTTTAAAATGGCGTTCTCCCATGCGTTTTGTTTTCTTTCTTCGGAACACTCATGATCGATCGTCACCGCCGAATTGCCCTCTTCGTTGTTGCATTCACGCTCGCGGCTTTCACGTCCAGCCAGCCCGCCCGTCTTCGCGCAGACGATTGGGGACAATGGATGGGTCCCAATCGCGATGGCGTTTATTCCGAAAGCGGGATCATCGATTCGATTCCTGAAAGCGGATTGAAAGTCAAATGGCGAACGCCGATTCGGGGTGGCTACGCTGGCCCTGCAGTCGCTGGCGGGAAGGTTTTCGTTTTCGATTACGACGTCAAGGAAGGCAAGCTCGTCAATCGTCCTGACTTACGAGCAACGATGCAGGGCATGGAACGAGTCATCGCTTTGGACGAAACTGATGGTTCCGAAATCTGGCGCTACGAATACGAGTGTCCTTACGAGATCTCCTATCCGGCAGGACCACGATGCACTCCGACGATCGATGGAGATCGTGTTTACACGCTCGGTAGTGAGGGAGACCTATGCTGCCTGAATGTCAAAGACGGAACTCTGGTTTGGAAAAAGAGCCTCAAGGAAGACTTTGGAGCGGAAGTTCCGATGTGGGGATTCTCGGCGCATCCACTTGTTGACGGAGACATGCTTTACACGATGGTCGGCGGGGAAGGGCAAGGCGTTGTTGCACTGGACAAGTTGACTGGCGCTGTGAAGTGGAAAGCGCTGGACTCAAAGGCGGGCTATTGCCCTCCGTCAATCATCGAACATGCTGGCGTTCGACAAATGATCGTCTTCAGTCCAACCGGCGTCACGTCATTGAATCCGACGGACGGTTCGCAATACTGGACGATTGCGATTGAGCCACTGTACGAGATGTCAATCTGCCGCCCGATGCTCGACGGCAATCTGCTTTACGCCAGCGGAATTGGCAGTCAATCCGTCATGATCGAACTCGATCCGGAGAAACCTGCCGCGAAAGAACTTTGGCGAGGCAACCCAAAGAAATCAGTCTTCGGCGCGAACGCGACGCCGATGTTTGTGGACGGGATCCTGTACGGAAGTGACTGTCAGCTGGGCAAGTTTTTCGCTGTAGACGCGAAAGACGGGACCCGCCTTTGGGAAACTTTTGACGCGACGCTGCCGACAGAGAAACGCCGCGCGAACCACGGCACCGCGTTCGTTACGCGGTTGGGCGATTCGAATCGCTACCTGATCTTCAGTGAAGTCGGCGACCTGATCGTTGCCGAATTGACGAAAGAAAAGTACCAGCCGCTGGGCAGGTTTCACGTTCTCGAACCGACAGGCGAATGCTTCGGTCGCAACGTCGTCTGGTCTCACCCGGCCTACGCGAACAAAACGGTTTATGTGCGAAACGACAAAGAAATTGTCGCCGTCAGTTTGGCCAAGCCGGCAGAGTAAGCGGATCTAATAACCGATTTCGACAAATGGCATTCATCGGAAATTGGGATTTGATGCGCGCAAGTCAAATCAGATTCGCCTCTTGAAACTGGTTCCAGGAAGTTTCTTTGCTCAGTAAGGATTAAATTTTCGAATTTCTGAATTCGTTTTGACTGCCAAGTTTCGTACATACGCCTGCGCAATGTACGCTTCATTCGTGACTCCATCAAGAAACTTCGTGGTTTCGGAATGGAGACTCGAGCGTCTGGAATGCTGAACGCAAATTCACTCGTCCTTCCTTTCGGCGAGACGCTAAAGAATTCGTCTTGAGGGCATTGTGGCCAGTCAAAACCGTGCTGGATGTACTAATAAACACCCTTTTGGAGCACAGGAGAGGGCCAACCCTGGTTTTCAAAGTCGGAAGAAAACGCCCGCATCATAAAAAGCAACAAACGCAATAGCCGACGTTAAACAACGATCGTCGAGCGGCCACAGATTTCTGGGCGATAGAGTCTAGATGCTGACGACAGCTTGAACCTTGAAACGCCTAACTGACCACCTGGTTTGATTGCTCGGTTCACGATGCCCCTGACGCCTGTAAGATGATCCGTCGCAGAAGAACCGTGGATGCTTTCCTGGTTTCTTTGACTAAAGGATGCACTTTGAAACGCCCCATGATAAATGGAATCGCCCCTATGCTAAAGAAACTTTCTCTCTCCATCGCTTTGATCTCAACCGCTATCTTCACCGGCAGTGCTTTGGGAGACGTCGTCTATTTGGTGGACTACAACACGGAAATCAGCACTGACGACTACAACCCGAACTATGACCAGGCTGACAACGGTAGTTCAGCAATTACTTACAGCGATGCAACAGGTCTCGACGGATCACGCGCAGCACAGATCGATTTTGATACCTCGACTGGGCCTCAGAACGTCAGTTATTTTACAGATCTGGCTGCTTCCGAAATGAACGCTGCGACCTCTGCGGACGCATCGGACTACATACTTTCATTTGACATTCGAATCGAAGGATTCGACACGGGACAAACGCAAGTCTATTCTCCCTATGAACTGAAACTTGGAGATGTTAGTTTTCAGGGAAATCTAAACGCTACTGCATCCTACCAAACTGTTTCTGCCAACCTTGGCGATTTGAGCATGGGCGGAGCCGGAACTTTTGACTTGACGGACTTCGATAGCGGCCAGCAGTTCAAGATTGGATTTTCGAACTTTGGCACCAACTTGACGGAGCAATTTGGTTCAGATGCAGACAACCGATACTTCGTCGACAACGTCACACTGTCTCAAATCGATGCGGTACCAGAGCCAACTACTTTGGCCCTGATTGGACTCGGTGTTCTCGCGTTTGCTGGAACACGCAAACGTAAAAACTGATTCGAACGACTACGATAAAACTGAGCGATGAGATCAACATGATGCTCATCGCTTTTCTTTTAAGGTGCTGAAATGTTGAACTTTCGTCTTGCTACCCTGTCTGCCGTCTGCGCCGTTGCTGTGCTCAGCCAAAACTCGTTGTTAGCACAATCGGTTTCCATTCCCGATGCCCCAATGACGGTTGTCGCCGGACAGAAGATAGACGTTCCCGTCGAATTCGAAGGGGCAGAAAAAGACATCCTGCAAGTTCAACTTTTCGACTCCAGTTGGAAAAAAGTCTCCGAAGGCTGGGTCAACGTCGACTCGGCCAGCGGGACACATACATTCGCGATCGATGTACCCGCCGACACTGCCGCAGGCAAAGGCCACATGTGGCAAGCGTTGCTCTACGACAACGCCTGGAAGAAGAAAAAAGATGTGCTTGTCACAAACGTTGTTGTTACCGCGGCTGTAAAAGGCGGATTGAAACCTGACTCGAAGATGAAACTTGAGTCAGAACCCAAAGCGAAGCCCAAGCCAAAGAAAGATCCCAAATCGATACCACACCGCAAGGCTCAGCTATTGGGCGACGAGTGGCTACCGGTTCTCGAAAACGGAAAATGGGAGATCGACTGGGCTGACGAATTTGATGGAGAAGGGGAACCAGAAAAGTGGTTCCCTTTGCTGGGCTATGACCCGGAAGCGTATAAGGCTGCCGATGCGAAGGGCATTCGCTGGACCGGCGGCACGGAAGAAACCGCCTGGATGTATAGCACGCGTTCGGGCAACCACTGGCAAAACGGAAAAGGCCAACTGGTGATGCAGATTGTCACGAACAAAAAAGAATCAAACGAGATGGGCCCCAAAGTGGAAGCCGCCTATCT is part of the Mariniblastus fucicola genome and harbors:
- a CDS encoding redoxin domain-containing protein, which translates into the protein MPVRQLLLLFLVACFAQPISAEETKHTGEIVKEFVSQDYRGQEFKLSDVKDRKLVVLAFLGTECPLAKLYGGRLQTLADAYGDRGVTVIGINSNRQDNVTEIGAYMQRHSLKFRMLKDVGNKVADQVGAKRTPEVFLLDSERKVRYRGRIDDQYGVGYSRQEPTVSFLQNAIDELLAGSEVSTPTTETVGCHIGRIKTPQEDSEITYCNQVSRILQTHCVRCHRDDEIGPFTLTEYDEVVGWAEMIEEVIDENRMPPWNANPQHGDFSNARYLTDKEKQTISQWVEAGAPQGDEADLPEPDEYVKGWQLPKEPDFVANVSPKPFRVKAEGVLEYEHFRVDPKFTTDKWVKAVQLLPGNHRVVHHILAFAVPKGQRMRDIGGGIDGFLAGYVPGLTVEAFPEGMAKRIPKGSTLLLEVHYTPIGSVQTDHSKIGIVFADEDEITHEVITTSGINEDFRIPPNTASHPVTARSHRPIGGSLLLGMMPHMHLRGKSFRYTAKYPDGEDEVLLDVPNYDFNWQMSYRLTEPKPIPEGTSIQLNATFDNSKNNFHNPNPDQTVRWGDQTYEEMMIGYFDIAVPIDDEIRSYNFPQLIEAQGLMYRFDKNRDGKVVKSELPGAIQKRFGQYDHDEDGAIVVREVARTIAER
- a CDS encoding PEP-CTERM sorting domain-containing protein → MLKKLSLSIALISTAIFTGSALGDVVYLVDYNTEISTDDYNPNYDQADNGSSAITYSDATGLDGSRAAQIDFDTSTGPQNVSYFTDLAASEMNAATSADASDYILSFDIRIEGFDTGQTQVYSPYELKLGDVSFQGNLNATASYQTVSANLGDLSMGGAGTFDLTDFDSGQQFKIGFSNFGTNLTEQFGSDADNRYFVDNVTLSQIDAVPEPTTLALIGLGVLAFAGTRKRKN
- a CDS encoding PQQ-binding-like beta-propeller repeat protein, yielding MIDRHRRIALFVVAFTLAAFTSSQPARLRADDWGQWMGPNRDGVYSESGIIDSIPESGLKVKWRTPIRGGYAGPAVAGGKVFVFDYDVKEGKLVNRPDLRATMQGMERVIALDETDGSEIWRYEYECPYEISYPAGPRCTPTIDGDRVYTLGSEGDLCCLNVKDGTLVWKKSLKEDFGAEVPMWGFSAHPLVDGDMLYTMVGGEGQGVVALDKLTGAVKWKALDSKAGYCPPSIIEHAGVRQMIVFSPTGVTSLNPTDGSQYWTIAIEPLYEMSICRPMLDGNLLYASGIGSQSVMIELDPEKPAAKELWRGNPKKSVFGANATPMFVDGILYGSDCQLGKFFAVDAKDGTRLWETFDATLPTEKRRANHGTAFVTRLGDSNRYLIFSEVGDLIVAELTKEKYQPLGRFHVLEPTGECFGRNVVWSHPAYANKTVYVRNDKEIVAVSLAKPAE
- a CDS encoding family 16 glycosylhydrolase: MLNFRLATLSAVCAVAVLSQNSLLAQSVSIPDAPMTVVAGQKIDVPVEFEGAEKDILQVQLFDSSWKKVSEGWVNVDSASGTHTFAIDVPADTAAGKGHMWQALLYDNAWKKKKDVLVTNVVVTAAVKGGLKPDSKMKLESEPKAKPKPKKDPKSIPHRKAQLLGDEWLPVLENGKWEIDWADEFDGEGEPEKWFPLLGYDPEAYKAADAKGIRWTGGTEETAWMYSTRSGNHWQNGKGQLVMQIVTNKKESNEMGPKVEAAYLLSGRPVAWDSNEPNGAKWDGKFVSPTEETPLYICARVKSDELVGYSTWFAFWLFTETRAYNGNPTDGTEVDVVEIVKGKKNYLNHCFNVANHWKKGGGSESKQFNTLSKPAALDLVDVTDSEYHVYGIEWTTEKMTCFVDGKPYYTFTENIPTKPVDMMMLLTLEFQKDAWDPDQGDGRVEGPAVSEDENTRVMSKVLVDYVRVYKKK